ATCTTGGGTTGAATAAAGAGTTCTGCATACTGTGGAAAATTTCACTAGACATTATTAAAGTGGAAATATCAACGTGTGGGTTCAATCAGAAGAAATAACCAAAGCTAGATTTACATGTTCAAGGAAAATTTTTGGCATATCTAGTTGAGAAACACTTACAATGTTTTATATGCAGACTTTGTACATCTAATGGTTGAGTTATAAATCATTTTTTTCATCAGATTTCCCCCTAGTGATACCAATATGGTGTTACGAGAGTTTGAAAAATGTGGTGTCATATCAAAGCATGTACATGGACCAAGCAATGCTAATTGGATACACATTTTGTATCAGGTAATTGTTTTGTGCTCATTTTATATCTTTGAACTTGCTGAAGATAATAAGTCTCTTTGATCTAATTCCCCACTGTGGAGAGCAATTGGCTATTCATTATACGTTCTGCAAACTGCTGCATGGTTGATCATTCCAATGTTCTTGTTACTCTGAGTTTCATTCCTTCAATTTGgtcttgttttcattttaatgacaattatagatttttttattgTAGCAGCACAAGAGATAAATGATGTTTGTTCATGTCCAGTGTTTATTGATATATTGGTCATCATGAGATTGGCAAAGTTGTTATCAAGTTTGCATGTCAAAGAGTTGTCTATCATCACATGGTAGTCTGTCCCTTGTCCTTATGTTGTCCTCATGCACTGAACCCACATTTAACCTGAATCAGAGACTGCAACCAGACAACCATTTGCAATTGTCTTTTTTGTGTAGTATAATTGTCGAAAGTCATCTATTCCAGAATAATTTTGATATGTTTGTCGCCTACTTTCTCTGGAGAAGCTTACACCCGTTCTGAATGTGTCTTAACATGCTCTTTCACTTTGCAGAATCCCTCTGAAGCTCAAATGGCTCTTAAGAAAAATGGTATGCAGCTAAACAGTCTGTTGATAATTGCGGTGAAGCGTATAGATCCAATGCATCGTCATCATCTGGATGAAACATCTGACAGACTCAATCGCGGAAGTTTCATGGTTTCATTACCCTCCAAGTCAACTACTTTAAATAGCTCATCGACTGGTACTCCATCAACAGTCCTCACTCGCGCCCATCATCAACAGTCTATTGCGACTCCAGCAACATCAGCTTTGTCTAAAGTCATGGACTTGATATTTGGCATTTGAATCGGAGTTGCACCAATATTTTTATACATGAATTACAAGTCTCTCTTTAGGTTCTTTTTGCTCTGTTGTTAACATTCTTTCACTGTTTTCAGCGTATGTTGTAGAAGGATCGGTTCACAAGCTGAGGTACTTCTCTCtctgtatatatgtaaatatataaacCGATGCCTAAAGTATATCTCGTGAGGGCAAGGCggtggcctttgtcctttttttGCCCCCTTCATTGATCAGTCCATGTTCTTCCTGCTTCTTCCCTTCTTGCATGTTGGTTTATTTTTTTGCTAGACTTCAACTAACATGGTCGCTCTTTTCGTCTGCTTGTAGAGACCAAATGAGCTGATAAAACCCAACTATATCTCTCGTGCATTCACATGAATGTTGTTAGCACTTAAAAAGAAGCAGTATTGGACACATCTGACTTCTATATGAATATACTGTCACGGACCTGAATGAAGGTAATACCAGCAATGTTTAATTATTTGATGGATGAAGTAGCGGTCCTCTAAAGGCCATCTCGAGAGATGCTAAAACAATTTGCTTGTTCCGTTCATGCTTGTGCTTAGTGCTCGTCTACGTATCGTAAAAGATCGTCGTACCTTCCAGTGTACAATACTCGTACTTATCTCAAAAAATCAAAGCATCCACCGTTGAGTTTGAAAAGGCACGCATCTCAATGCAAGATGGCTTCCCGTTGAGACGGCGTACGTTGGCTGATCAGATGCGTTGGATCTCATATCCGACGGTGATAACTACTCAGCGCATACATCGAGGCGTACGTTGGCGTACGTTGGATTTCATTTCCAGTATTAGGGATCCTCTCCAACTCTTGTGCTGTTCGGGCTTGGATCAGGCAATTTATCGAGGGGACCCACATCGACGAGCGGCTATGATTTAGAGCTATCTAGCGCTTAGGCGGTGCAGTAAGGGGCGGTTGGAGAAAATCCAGACGGCTGACGGAGCCCGCCCCTTGTCGCAATCACGGGTCGGACACCCGCCACACCCGGTTCTCTCGCCACGTGCCCCTTTGTACCAGACCTCGGTGTTCTCAGCGATGTCGCTTCCTCGCTTCGCTACGCCGCCATCTTTCCTCTGCTGGTGAActtaggaggaggaggaagaagagaggtagAGAGGTAGGTCGAGATGGATGTGACAGGGGCGGTGAGGAagtcggcggcggcggaggtgggGATACAAATGCCGGAGGCGGCGAAGGATTCGGCAATGGCCGCCGACTCCGGGACAATGAGCGGGCCCCTGGTGCCTGTGACAGGGGGAAAAGACCACCGGGCGGCCGCCGCGATGGGGTGGGACACGGTGGCGGTGGGCGTACGGCTGGCCACGGTCTTGTCGTCGCTGCTGTCACTTAGCATAATGGTGACGGCGGAGCAGCGCGGGAGCCTCTCGGTCTTCGGCATCCAAATCCCGCTCTACTCCAAGTGGTCCTTCTCCGACTCTTTCGAGTAAGCCCTCCGAACCAGTCCCTAAGCTTACTGTAAAGGGACATAGGAGCTAAGTGAGGAGATGGTTGCCATCGTTTGCAGGTATTTGGTGGGGATcttggcggcggtggcggcgcaTTCGCTGCTGCAGCTTCTGTTGAGCTTGAGGAAGCTGGCGCAGGGGTTGCCTGTGATCCCCTCCCACAGCCATGCGTGGATCATTTTCGCAGGTGATCAGGTACTCTATGAATCCCATCACTTCCTCTTTTCCTCGTTGTCTGCACTCGTCTCTTCTGTTTTGTCTAAAGTTAGCTTTAAATTCTCAGTGGCTTTTATCAAGCTTTTCTTCTGATCCTTTTATTTATGagtaattttattatgaattcaATGATGCTTTGTTGCattttcataaattcaaagacCAGTCAGGGATTTGGTTTTTCAGAGTTCAAATTccagaaaataaaatttgaagaaGACTGTCTTGTTTTATGACCGAGGGAAATGTTGTGCCTTTATTATTCATTGAGTGGAGTGGTTGATGGATGGTCAAATTATTCTTCTATGACAAAAGAAATAGTCTCAAAGTAAACTCTTTGGGTTGATAGTACTTTCACACATCAGAGATAATTAAAATCAATTTGTATCTATCATTTTGTAGTTGAAGAATTTGTTTAATGCTGAGAAACTACAATAGTATATTTAGATGGAGGAGCAACATGAAAATTAAAGATAAGTTTATCATTAAGGGTCTATGGAACTTGGGTTTGGTTTTCTTCCAATTTTAGTTTCATGCTTCCTGTAGGTTTGGTATCCAAGTGTTAGCCAACTTAATTAGTCAGAGAATTTCATATTACTACCATGCATGTATCTAAAGCTTTCACTATAAGGATGCTATTTTGCTATTCTTTTGTTTTATTCAAGCGTGTTTGCTGTTTACATTGACACAAGATTGACCAGCAATAGCTGGTGCTTGTTCTTGGTGCTGTGTTAAAAAGACTCATCCTCCTCTGGTTAGTCCAAATACAAAGTTGAATAAGGACAGtgaatttctttatttttttggggGTTCAATTAAATCAGGTTTCTGTGGAAAGCATGTAATCCTTCTTTGTGTTGTGTAGATATGTTCTGTGAAACCTAATGATATTTAAAAATCTTGAACTAATATACCTTAATGTGTGCAATGTCATACTTATGAAAAATTCCGCATGTATGGTTGCTGGTTTTTCTTGATCATATATCTTGATCTAGAGACTACATCATATGTTGTGTGGTCAAGTTATTAGTGTTTTACACATTTGTTGATCAACATAATAAAGTGAGTTATGAAGCACGTCACAAGCTCAGCAGAGCAATTCTTTTGCTCCACAGTGCAATTCTTTTGCTCCATTTCGTTTGTAAAGATAGGTTAGTGATATGAAATTGTAAGCTTTtaggaaaattatttttttgaatttgGTCATAACTCTAATGGTGCTGCTCCAATGAATTTTAGTATGTAAATTGACATTGGCAAGCATGTTTAAGCTTGCCGACCACACCGTGCCAGTGGACCAGTCACAAAGTACGCCACTGCAAAAACCCTATACGAAATGGTTTTCCATCAATTCATTGTTCGATAAGACCTATACTTGTTTTACTTATTTTCGATGGAAATGCATCTTAGCTGCACATTATATGCATTTTCTTTCTTGATATATCGTCGTCGTCAACGACAAACTTGCCATACAACATAATGGCACTGATCATTAATCGTAAACGGCTAGTGTTTGCGTACAACTAGGTACGAGCATATGCTTAGGAGACCTCCGAATGCGGTAGTTAGAAGAGACGAAacgattaatgttagtggtacgagAAGAGGTAGACGaagacataaaaaaaatttaatagaaattataaataaaaatttaagtattctgaatttaactaaacatatgattttttatagatTCCAATGACAGCAAACAATCTATGTAGCTGACCACAAAAagttgggacttacggttttATTGTTGTCGTTAACAGGTGTTTGCATATGCGATGATGAGTGCGGGTTCTGCTGCCGCTGGAGTGACCAATCTGAACCGCACAGGGATCCGGCATGCACTGATTCCTGACTTCTGTAAGCCCTTGCATAGCTTCTGCAACCACATGGCCATCTCCATAAGCTTAGCTTTCCTCAGCTGCCTCTTTCTAGCTATCTCTGCTGTATTAGATGTACTGTGGTTGTCCAAGTATTGATGTTATAAGAACCAACAACATCTTTCTTCTACTTGTGCACTTGTTTCAGAATGAATAAAACTACATGTGTGAAATGCTCATGGATTTATTGTACGACGTATAATGTTCTGTACAGAAACTACGTCCGGTGAGCGAATAAGTGAAGAGATATTAGGAAAACTCTTAAGTGGTTGCGAAGAGTAATGGCAGAATTGCTCGTCACCGTCCAATCAAGGTTTGGACGGGCGGGATTAGATATCCGACTCAGATGAAGGGTTAAGATGAAGGAGAAGACGTATATAATAACGGAAATGGTTGCATCCTAACAACTTGCGCTTGTGTTGGTCTCCGTCTTCCTCCCTTCTACCTCGCCGTTCCCCTTTCGAGTTTTGCAGCTCTGCGCTCATCGGCTATCCACCGCATCAATTCGTCCTCTCTTCTTCCTATTCGTCGGTTCTGCCATCGGTAGCCGACCCCCCGTCTCCTCAACTGCATCCTACTTGCCAAACGGCCCGATCGATCGATGAGCTTGGAGGGCTGTGATGGGTTTCGGATGAGGCGACGGCGAGCGAAGGAGGTGGGGATTTTAGGTATTGACTGGCCTCTTCAGGCATCCGAGGAGATGGAAGAAACGGTGATCTGACCAGATGGTGGAGGTGAGAGTTGGGTTCGATCCTTAGAGCCTTCTGTAGCATTCTCCTTGGATTGTCGATTGCTCTCGCTACATGAATTTGATCTATGAACTATTTGACCTATGCAGGCGTTTTCAGAGAGGAAACTCATTGTTTAGTTGTCATTCAATATCTGCTATGTGACGAGCTGAAACTATCAGTAAATAATTCTAGTATGTGGCACCGTGCAGTACTTGCAGGTCATCGTGGTCACAGTGAATCAAGAAATGTTTGTTGAATGAAAATGGCGTCTCGAAACTAAAAGCTACTTTTTGTTGCAGAATTGGCTTTCGCTGGACAAATATCAAAGTATGGTGCAACAGAAACCACCAATACACAGCAACTTCCCC
The DNA window shown above is from Musa acuminata AAA Group cultivar baxijiao chromosome BXJ2-4, Cavendish_Baxijiao_AAA, whole genome shotgun sequence and carries:
- the LOC135609704 gene encoding CASP-like protein 3A1, giving the protein MDVTGAVRKSAAAEVGIQMPEAAKDSAMAADSGTMSGPLVPVTGGKDHRAAAAMGWDTVAVGVRLATVLSSLLSLSIMVTAEQRGSLSVFGIQIPLYSKWSFSDSFEYLVGILAAVAAHSLLQLLLSLRKLAQGLPVIPSHSHAWIIFAGDQVFAYAMMSAGSAAAGVTNLNRTGIRHALIPDFCKPLHSFCNHMAISISLAFLSCLFLAISAVLDVLWLSKY